TTAAACACTTCAATAACCGATGTGATCTTGACTAAagtctaataaattattttttgagatAAATCTTTATGAATAAATCCGTCACGTGTGGTTGTTACAGTGTCAATGTTTTTGTTCGAATAATATTCCTCTTATGGAAAACGAAATTAGACTGCGAATGTTTATGAACAATAAAAACATCCAAACTGGatataaaaaagaatgaaatattcaaataaaatttgtacgacaaaatgcaaaaaaatttgttaaataatgtaTCATTTCAGAGCTTTCAAAAGAATATGTATAAAAGTACATTCGCGGTCCATTAATTAAATCGGTGATATTGGTCACGAAAATCACGTGTAAAATCGTATTTAATTTCCGAGGTGAATAAATCTAGGACATCGTTCAAAAAGCATTATCAGAGCGTACTGGATGCAGCAAGCAATAATCGATCAACTATGCCACTATCGCACAAAGACGACAAAAAAAGCGGTTCATGCATAAAAACACAAATTGATATAATAACATGCATAGTTTGGTAGGCATGCAGtatgaaaagaaaaatgataGTGTAAAAACGTGTATCCCTAAAGCATACCATAGTGTTAAACACTAAACGATAATGTTAAAGCCATAAGCGCTTTTAATACTAACAATCAGTACGTAGTAAATACCAACAAACAGCAATGCGAGGTTCTATTAACGATTATTGGCATAAACCAAGATTCTTCCTTCAGACATTTTGTTTCGCATTGCTTCTTGTCGAAGTACCATCATTAGGTGCCATTTTGATAAAGTAACTTTCATAATGATGATTTAATTTTTGCCAAAATTAACTTCTGGTTATGAATATTTTTACTTGGAATATTTCATTAAGATTATCTTTAATAATAAAGATTTTGTACTGTAATATTTGATACGTTGACTACCTTAGGAGATTAATAATACATgagatttcaaatattaattaaataaaaaatgttaaataccaTTATTGTGATAATGGAAGCTAGAAAAATGAGAGAttgaatttaaaactttaacctgacctaacctaatctcaaTGTGCTTGATCATTTTCTTCATGGCTTTTCAAAATAAGTTAACCTCAAATTAAAGTCTGAGCTATcaaatgtattaattaaatttattaaattacttgttaaatttatagaattaattaaatttgtgtaaAAACCATTCTTTGGAAAAGTAATAGACATCTAGGTTCTTCATACCTCAATAAATATTTCTCTATTAATTTCTCAGTATTTGAGAAATGtgattttgaaagaaaaagtaACTTACATAAATAGcatcaaaatatataatttttttattctgcaaatgttttacatttaaactgtaattattttctaattgctttcaatattttcattgtGGTAGTCAATGTATCAACCATACACTGGgtactaatattaattataatattaatatttaattcccacatacccataatatttattattaaaaataatataatagtcaCTAAAAGCTTGTAATACAAGATGGTCCAAAAGTCACaagaagttttagaaatttaattaatcttttatttttaattctttctttCACAATAAGATCTTTTAAGAAAGTAATTATAAGAAACTTCATTATTAAGTAGCgtgtaacaattttattataatatttcatatggaaaatttacatttgaatTCATTTATAAAGAGATGTAAAAAATGATACAGTTACTAAAATTGGATATTTTTAAAGAGTAACAAAGAACATTGacaaaagaacaaaaatttgccaaattaaagatagttataatatttacaaaatattatgaTAAAAGATATTGTGAAGTTTACAATATAATAACAAATTCTTGAGAACTAAAAACTGCAAGTTCATTACTTCTCTAATCCTTAAATAGCGTAGTTAGATCTTTACTTAATCCATGatctataatttaaatttaattataaattcatattcattaatatttttgatttcTTACTACTTTCTTAGATATTATTTTTGAAcccataaaatattattatacttgatgAATATTTAAACTATCCATTTAGAAATTGGAGTGTTTGAAATGTGACTAGTGTTGTCAGAGAATGAAACCTGACTTCTGGTCCATCCTGAATATAATTGTATCAATTATCAAAGTTGATTATCAAAATGTAATTCGATACTATAGCCGAGCtagtaatattatataattaatgtataattaacGACTAAGAATACCATACAATACTGACCATCTTGGTCTTCATGCAGGGTAGAATGCATGGAATCGATGGAGTCCAGCTTTCGCTTGATTCCGCGGCCGAGGGCATGTTCCCTGCCCTCGCACCTCACTGTGCTCACCACACCTTCGGCTTGCTTCAACGTCTCTGACGTATAGATCTGTCAAATACAACTCGATCAACTCAGGCACAAGCCTACCAGTCACATGCTAATATTCATATCAATCTATCGACATCCGAACCGCTCATTTCGATTCGATAAACCCCTTTTTCTCTCTCTGGTTCTCGTTCACTCTTTGTTCCAGCAAGATCCTCATCATTCTTTCGACCGAGCGTGAAAAACACAAGTGAActgaatattataaaagaaagaACAAAGGAAACGTAAGAGCTACCAGAACAGAATGATCATTGATTCGACGCGATAACAAACGTTTTGAAAGAATGACGCGACAAACGTACAGAGAGTTACTGGAAAACTTACGTTTTCTACGCTATCGGTGGCCGAATATGACACGTTCAAAATTTCATTCTTCGATGCATGCAAACGAGAAAAATGATATATACCAACGTGACAAAATCCAAACTCTGATTACGCATGCTCATCGCAagattttcatttctttttttcgtttcgaatatttaggaatatgtataatttttatcaaaGAATGTATTGCttagcaaaaatttattttttctctgtttgccattataaaaatttatagttttttTTTCGTTCAGTTGACCCGTTAACACACGGTCGATAATACAAATTACATTATTGCAATGTACGTTATAAATAATAACGCTAAAAGCGAGTTGAATCCGCTCGGCCCACGAAAGTGTCGGCCACGTGAAAAATCAATAACGTTaaatacaaactaattacaaaCTTAATAAGTATCGATTAAAACGAGTGTATCAAACCCTTGCGAGCAAGGTAATGCCACTGATGTCCAatgtaaaatgtacaaaatcaaTGAATCAACCCGTACGAAAGAAAGATGCTCATTCGTCCGACGATGAGTCTGTCTCCTCACCGTCGTCAGCCTCTTGCGCATATACGaattgattgtaaatgtatggaTTTATATAGGTCTGTTTGCTGGGCGAATAATTAACGACAGCAATGCCATTAGAATCAGACCTGTAATTGTACAAATGAGGATAGAGCCCAGCTGGCGCGGCGATACCgacgtttacaaatttttcataattttcgttCGAGGGACAATAAGAGACTCCGACGTTCTGGTCTAAAGATTTATCTTCCAAATTCTGATCTATGTCATCTTGCTCTACCATGTTCTGCGCTATTTGCGTATCAATTTGATCGGCAGTCCCGATGCAAGGCTTAGGATCGAATTTCGTTTGCGGTAACATCGTATAATGCGCATGGTCTGGCACTAAAGTTTGCTGTCGATAAACGTTTGCATTGTGAACGTATTGTTGGCTATGATAGAGGATCGGCTGATAATGACCGTGACCTACAACCGGTAACGTATTGACATCCATCTCCGTATAAGAGACATCCGTCATTTCTTTAGTAACGCTTAGTTGATCTTCCACGAGGGAGTGGTCCATTGTGTCTGAATATATGGAATGATTTGGTGATGATGTGTCCATATGCTCCTGTGAGTCAGCGTATGTGTTTTCAGGGTGTGTCGTATCGGCTGGCTGGTGCATGTCTGTTAAGGTTAGATGACGGTGGACTTGATCTACATGGGTACCAACCTGGATCCCAGTAGTCACCGTCGATTCCACATATGTCTTTCCATGAAGACCTGGCTGACTAAGAGTGATTTCCTTCGTAGTGATACCTTGAATTCGCCAATCCTCGGACGCGACTGGCACGTCGCCTGAATCCGGCTCGCTGCTTGACACGCAATGAACCATTGGCTGGAAATAATAATCGATTACGGTCGATGTTTGGATTAATTAAACCAGAGATGGCTAACGGGGGCTCGAGAGCGGTTTCCATCCCTACTTTCTCGGTTCATCGAGGTGTAGACCACCATATTTACTTGTGCTGTGATTTGGTGCATCTTCGGGTTAACACAGGGTATACATGAAGTGGTGATTAGCCAGCTGAATTGTGGGAAAATAGAATGAGTGATGGTGGCGGGACAGATTCACCGACGATGGGGACACAGCTCCCGTCAGGGGAGTTAGCCATCCCTGGATTAGACAATTGTTTTCTTCCTTTAACATCTTATTCTGAATGAAatcaacttttattattaacttaataatttacaCGTTACAAAAGAAATTCACGCTAACGGTAATCTACTTTGTAATATGGGGCTTTGTTTTCGAGGTTTCTGCTATTTTGATATGGAGATCCACACTTACATAGAAAAACGTGGACGTGTGAGCAAAAATACCGAGCCAGGATTCGAATCCAGGTCTTTCATTTGCCAGGTGACTCTAACTATTCACAAGAGACTCCCTAGTCTCTTAAGACACAAATGGCTGCTGTCTACAATGTAAATAGTCTCTTAATGTTTGACAGGGATATCTTTATAGATACAAGTCTCTTAAGCTTAATTACCTAAGCTTTCAATTGACTTAACAAGTTCGAAACGGTCGATGTTAACAGAGGCTACTCTTCAACATCGCTATCAATAAATCGTGAATCGTTCAAGACCATAATCGAACGTGTACTGGTGAAACTCACAACCGTTATCCATCTGCATTCACCGCTACCGTGGgtcaaaacagaaaaattgttGCAGCACGCCACAATAAGTATCTGTAAACTGCAAAATCCATGCGTACcaaaactcttattattaataatcaacTATCTTCTAAACTCTTTCATTTCTACtcctgtaatatctcgaaaacgaaGCTCCAGATTGCAAAATGATACTCTTCACTTTTAACAcaaacaaaatttcttttaactACTTGCAGTACGTTTCGCTGTTATAAAACATTTATCACAtcaaattattgtttaaaaGTTGAGTATTACCGTGGAGGAAGAGTGATGCCTTGCAGGTGGCGCTGGCGAAGCCGCTCCATGCGTTGTAGTATCCACAGCAGGACTATTCGACCTGTGACTATTTCCTGGACTGTGTGTGGTGGTGTCTGGAGGAGATCCTTGCCTCATCATCGCTGACTGAGCCATGTTCGCTTGATTCCCAGCTGTTTGGGTCGATACAGAATGTCTCGCCATCAGCGGACTGTGTTGGTCGCTTTGCTGGGCCGTTTTCTCAACGACAGTCGTGCTGCTGCTAGCAAGAACATATTGTTGCTGCTCAATGTTCTGCTCCGAAGACGGGGAATTCACGCTGCTTTTCGGGGAGGTAGGTGCTTTTCCTTGAATCATTCCGGAACTTAAAATGTACGACTGATTGTGGTCAATGTTCAGCGAAGGATCGACGGTCGTCCCGTTGGAGGCTGCAGCTTGAAAATTAGGTATCTGGTTGTTGGACACCATGGTCGTTTGTTGCTGTACAATCGTCGTGTTTTGTTGAACAAAAGTTGTGTTCTGTTGATTGGGTGCCGACGACACAGCAATGTTTTGCGCAGTTCCGCAAGGTACCATCAAAGTTTGCCCGTTCATCTGAATAAATTCCTGTTGGCCCTGCATATTGGTCGGCCTAACTTGCGAGGTATTGAATGTCACTTGCTGATTAGGACTGACGTTCGCCACTATCGGGCTCAACTGATTCCCGAACGATGTTGTTCCGTTCACCAGAAACTGGCCGCTGTTCGGCGACAGGAATTGTGCGCTTGGACTGTGTTGTTGAATAATTTTTCCACCGGCTGTCTGCGGTGCTCGGATAACCATTCCAGCAGGACCAGCTGCTAAAATGCTTTGACTCGGGTTAAATATTCCGCTGTGGCTTTGCACTGGAGTTAACACATTCTGACCGTTCACGTTCTGTATTTGTAGCTGCATACCGATGTTGCCTGTATCTTGCAGCAAGGTCGCAGTTCCATCAGCAGACATGACCATGCTTCCTATGCCAGGGACGATAAATTGCTGAATAGTAGGGAAATTCTGAACCATTCCAGTGGCCCCGTTCAGTAAATTTACTGGTTGAAGAAGGTTGATTTGCTGAGTCGGTTGAGGGTTGGTGATGATCTGCTGAGCATTGAACTGTGCCGATGTTGTACCAGCCTGTCCGTTCATAACCAACTGAGCTGGAGCTCCACCTTTCCCTGGCACGATGGTCAACGCTTGCAACATCGGACCACCTATGCTCTGAGTCTGGAAATTTTGTTGGGCGAAGTTCGACTGTGACTGCATCAGCATGCCAGTATTCTGCTGTGAAGAAGCGATGTGCAACATCGAGGCTACTGTTTGCGGATTTGCCTTTCGTTTTTTGTACCCTTTCTTTTTACTCATTGCCGATTCGGGTGACAACAATGCTGGCTGTCGATTCACCATTCCCTGATTTGTGCTGACGTTCCTCGCGACATCTTGATTAGCGTCCAGAATCGACTGAGCGTTTTGTATCACGTTGCCAGTCGCAACGGTTAGATGCGGTATTTGAACGTTCTGACCTATGCTGTCCATTGTCATGACACCGGGCTGTATAAGTACTGGAGTTTGAATGGTGTTCACCAGCACCGTAGGTTGTCCTATAACTTGCTGAGCCACGCCAACAGCAGGGATGACTTGACTAACAGCTCCCGTGACACTAGTGACCATGGGTGACACCGACAGTGGTggcatagaattagaattagaaataattttcgGAGGAGGAGGTGCCATTACACCGTTGATGCCTGATCCCGTGCTGGCCATTATAAGCTGCCCGCCGTTAGATACGAGTATATGGCCAGGAGGTAAGGTTGATCCAGCGGGATGTTTCAGTATACCGCCAGACGTAAGCACATTGTGAACCTGAACATTGGACTGAGGATGCTGCTGCGTtagttgttgctgctgttgctgatTTTGTGGCTGTACCGGTGAACTAGTACTAGCCTGAGGTACTTGTATGCTACTGACGACGCTTTGAACCATCTCTAACGGTGACTTCGAGACACTAATCGCTATCGATGGTTGACTACTTGGAAGCGAGGAAGTTGTAGTCACGGTAGTAGTTGGTACATTCGTTAGAGCCGTTGATGGCTGAGGTTTGTTCGAAAGTATGTCTGGTATGGCGGGATTCGGTATTCCAGAAGGTGTATTAATCGATACGGTAGCGGTGTTTGCCCTTCCAGCTAGCACAGACGTGATAGTATTGCTGCTAACAGTATGTCCACTCGCCATTGTGGTTATCACCGATGAGGTACTATTAAAATGATTCATTGGTATTCTAGAAACGGCATTCACGGTGTGCGGATGTGGCTGATAACCATCCAAAGACGACTGTCTCGTAGTCTGCCGTTTCACTATTTGAGACGTCACGTTGTCCGAAGTAGAAGTAGACGTTTGCGAGGATGACGTGCTAGAAGGAACTACATTCGAGCTGGTTGTGGCGGAACAAGGCGTATCGGAACGCTGTTCCTGAACACCGCTGCTCATCGAAGATTGTGACGGCTGTTGGGCCTGAGGCGTTAAAGGTTGAGATGGCACTTGACCAGACATTGAATGTGAATGAGGTGTTGGCGGTTGCGAATAACTATGTGGCGTCGACGGCTGAGACGAAATAAGACTTTGCGGAGTCGCCGGTTGCGATATTCCAGGCGTGGATGAAGCTGGTGTATCCGAATTTGCTGGACTGTTCGTGCCGATGGGAGACCCATGACTCGTGCTCACAGTACCACCCTGAATTGGTCTTGAATCGGCTTGCTGTTGATTGTTCTGATACTGTTCTCCAAACGTGGACGACGTAACGGGATCTTCACGCTGATCCGAATGTATCAGGTATTGCCGCTGCATTTGCTGTTTGTACTGATCCTGCACGTAAGACTGCGTGTCAGCACTGGTAACACAACCTTGACAAGGACTACTTTCGGAATCTGTTCCTCCGCTGCTGGACGTCGGTGTCATGCTGCTGTGCACAACAACTGGGGAGGTTGCGTGATTCTTCACAGAATTAAACGTAGACGTACTGGTGGGGCTGGTGCCGGAAGAAGGCTTTGGTTGTGGAAGATAAGAATTATTAGACAGATGCGATCCATGGTTTGTCTGTGGTGTTTTGGAATTGTTGATCATTCCCACTTGAGAACTGCTGACACCAGTCTGTCTCGATATCGTGCTGTTCAGCAGAGCAGTCTGCTGCGCGAGGTAACCGCTAGGATCTTCTAAGAACGATGGGCCACTGCTGTTGACGGTCGAACCTATCTGATTATTACTTTGCTGATTCTTTTCGTTAAACTCGTCGATCGGACTCGACGCAGATTGGTCCAGACTGTTACTCCTGACATCCGTAACGCTATGCTGACGTTGCTTTTTCACCATAATCTTACTGGACTTCGCCTTCTTTCGCGCTACCTCATCGGTCCAGGTAGAAGCTTGTGGAATGTGATGATGCAGAGGTGGAACACGATCGAAGGAGTTACAAGTGATATTCTGGACTGTGACGAGAGAAGGCTGATGAGAACTCGAGGCAGATCGGTTTTGTTGCCAGGGCGGTGTTCTCGAATTGAAATGCATGTTACCGGGCTGCCCGTTTGGTCCCATTCCAGGTTGTGCTTCAACAGCATGATTGGTGTTCGGGCTCCTTCCCGTTAGATTAGACAAAGCGTATTGCTGCTGATGTTTGACATCGGCAACGGTTCCTTTCGAGGTATCGAAATTTCTCACAGGATACTGAACCTGATTCTGCGTGTACATACGTTGCATGTTTTCGTGCGAATTATTTTGTAGGTTTCCGTTTTGTACGACGTGATGCCGCTGCagcgtgtgattgtgcaacagaagttgttgttgttgctgctgctgctgcatcTGTTTCGCGTTCAGATCCTCGTCGCTAACGGAAGGGGCACGATTGTGTCTGTTCTGAATATCAGCGGCACTCATCACGGAACCCGGCGCTTGTTGTTGCATCACGTCTAAGGAATGATGATTCAACTGTTGATTAGGATACTGAGATTGCACGCACACTTGAGACACCTGTTGTTgatgctgctgttgttgctgctgctgcaaCTGCTGAATTTGCATTTGGAAATGATCCGCCGATTGAGCCTGCATCAGGTGTTGATTAGGCTGATGTTGCTGGGCTTGTTGCTGCATCTGATGTTGGTGGATTTGATGCAACTGCGGATGAAGTGTTGTTTGCGACACCTGCGATGGCTGCATGTGGTGCACGTAATTCTCCGAAGAATGCTGAGGATTGTAATTCCCTGATTGCTGTTCGACGTCTTGACTCAGATGTTGCTGCGTTTGCTGCTGTTGCATCTTATGCTTCTGCGTTTGCTGCATATGcagttgctgctgctgttgctgctgattCAGGTGCTCCTGTTGTTGCATCACGTGTAACGACTGTTGATTTAACTGATTAACGTAATGAGGAGCTTGCTGCTGCGTTAACTGATTCACAACGGCATTCTGATGTTGTTGCTGTTCATGTTGATGTAAAATCTGCATATGTTGCATCTGTTGATGATGGGGTAACAACTGCTGCgactgttgttgctgctgttgctgttgctgttgcgaTATATGTTGTTGCATaagttgttgctgttgctgctgctgttgttgcagTATAAGCTGTTGGTGTTGTTGCTGTAAcagctgttgctgctgctgagTCATGTTGTTAAAATTAGCGCCTTGCTGATTCATGATCAGCGAATTTCCCATCAGCATCCCTGACATGTTATGCTGACCTAACCTCTGCTGAGGGTTTCTCGTTGCACAGCCGTTTACGTCCTGATTCTGCAGGGGTGAGTTTAATGTCTGATGACAGATCTGCTGGTTACTCTGTTGAACTTGCAGATTGGGAATAGCGATTGGCCACACCTAAAATGTAAACGATTGTTTCGTATTACTAATATgttacaaacattaaatataatataaagtttaatataaattgataacTAAATAGAAggttgatttttattaaaattatgacaTTACCTGCGATCCATTAGGCACCGGTGAGCCTTGCACTCCAGACGCTGCAACAATAGCCCTTTCGCGTTGTGCCATAAGTTGTGAGACCGAAACTCCGGAAAAAATGTTCCCTATTCCCCCtagttttctcttctttttcttgttGAGACCATCTGTCgaacaaaagaaaattcatGTCGGTTCAGTCGTACGAAGAAATTCAGTTATTAAACGCTTAACGTATTAAGAGAATAGTTCTTAATGGAATGCCCAAGGCGCGGTAACTCTTCGAGGTCgtggaaaattaaaatacaactCATTTCCCTAACCCTAATTTTAACCCTCCGCTTATTATTCAAGCGCTGCTTCAGCCTTCTTAATGAACAGGCGTCCCATTTGAAGTTCCGCCGCAAGGTTAAATCCTATTTAACGTAACAATTTCGGGATTCGTGTCCCTTAGTCGCCAACTTCCATTTTATCTTccttacaaattaatattttttttcttaatccACGACTGTTTCGACAACCATATCACTTAAAAATACttcttcaaacaattcaaatttgtttataattatatgCAGTTGATTTCAAGAACTGTCATTATGAAATTAAAGGAGGCACAAAATAAAAGATAAGAACCCGAAGAATTCGTGCGTAacaaatgattataaaatatctGAAGAAGAAATAATTCATACGCTCGAAACCGAATAAAATTGTACGACCCTTTTACAGTGAATGGTCGACAAGCTGCCATAACAAGCGTTCACACTACGAAATTACCTTGATTTACGAGGATAGCAGAAAGCAGAATGGTGAAAGGGTGGCAAAGGGGATGGTTTTCAATGGCGGTCTTTTATCCGTAAGCCTACAGCGGATAATTATTCTCCACGGTTACAACGGGGGAAGATAATTCGGAAGCGAGAGAAGGAAGACGAAGAGGATGAAGAGGAGAACGAATGAAAGAGAGGTAGGGCGGAAGTACTAATGAATCTACCTAGAAGAAGGGCAGGTTGTCTGCGACGGTAGTTTAACCCGATTTCCAAGGGGGTGAAGATTTACGTAAAATCTTTGAAGCATTTCGTGGCTTTCGGGGGTGGATTGTATGAACGCATCAAATCTCCCTCTTTAACCCTCCAAAAATCTGCAGTCAATGGCGTATAAATATAAAGCG
This Megachile rotundata isolate GNS110a chromosome 7, iyMegRotu1, whole genome shotgun sequence DNA region includes the following protein-coding sequences:
- the LOC100879726 gene encoding uncharacterized protein LOC100879726 isoform X10, which gives rise to MKRGKTDTEFHGCTIIVYSMGKSPSSTALGSLDQLKEYLTTVGTCKCGLECPLRPEQVFNFDPKVATRPWSPDQGKTREMTKLCNHKRKLLLPTTAAGSSVASCTPAVSSSSALSSGQAATAIHVNADSPTSPDKARKDGLNKKKKRKLGGIGNIFSGVSVSQLMAQRERAIVAASGVQGSPVPNGSQVWPIAIPNLQVQQSNQQICHQTLNSPLQNQDVNGCATRNPQQRLGQHNMSGMLMGNSLIMNQQGANFNNMTQQQQQLLQQQHQQLILQQQQQQQQQLMQQHISQQQQQQQQQQSQQLLPHHQQMQHMQILHQHEQQQHQNAVVNQLTQQQAPHYVNQLNQQSLHVMQQQEHLNQQQQQQQLHMQQTQKHKMQQQQTQQHLSQDVEQQSGNYNPQHSSENYVHHMQPSQVSQTTLHPQLHQIHQHQMQQQAQQHQPNQHLMQAQSADHFQMQIQQLQQQQQQQHQQQVSQVCVQSQYPNQQLNHHSLDVMQQQAPGSVMSAADIQNRHNRAPSVSDEDLNAKQMQQQQQQQQLLLHNHTLQRHHVVQNGNLQNNSHENMQRMYTQNQVQYPVRNFDTSKGTVADVKHQQQYALSNLTGRSPNTNHAVEAQPGMGPNGQPGNMHFNSRTPPWQQNRSASSSHQPSLVTVQNITCNSFDRVPPLHHHIPQASTWTDEVARKKAKSSKIMVKKQRQHSVTDVRSNSLDQSASSPIDEFNEKNQQSNNQIGSTVNSSGPSFLEDPSGYLAQQTALLNSTISRQTGVSSSQVGMINNSKTPQTNHGSHLSNNSYLPQPKPSSGTSPTSTSTFNSVKNHATSPVVVHSSMTPTSSSGGTDSESSPCQGCVTSADTQSYVQDQYKQQMQRQYLIHSDQREDPVTSSTFGEQYQNNQQQADSRPIQGGTVSTSHGSPIGTNSPANSDTPASSTPGISQPATPQSLISSQPSTPHSYSQPPTPHSHSMSGQVPSQPLTPQAQQPSQSSMSSGVQEQRSDTPCSATTSSNVVPSSTSSSQTSTSTSDNVTSQIVKRQTTRQSSLDGYQPHPHTVNAVSRIPMNHFNSTSSVITTMASGHTVSSNTITSVLAGRANTATVSINTPSGIPNPAIPDILSNKPQPSTALTNVPTTTVTTTSSLPSSQPSIAISVSKSPLEMVQSVVSSIQVPQASTSSPVQPQNQQQQQQLTQQHPQSNVQVHNVLTSGGILKHPAGSTLPPGHILVSNGGQLIMASTGSGINGVMAPPPPKIISNSNSMPPLSVSPMVTSVTGAVSQVIPAVGVAQQVIGQPTVLVNTIQTPVLIQPGVMTMDSIGQNVQIPHLTVATGNVIQNAQSILDANQDVARNVSTNQGMVNRQPALLSPESAMSKKKGYKKRKANPQTVASMLHIASSQQNTGMLMQSQSNFAQQNFQTQSIGGPMLQALTIVPGKGGAPAQLVMNGQAGTTSAQFNAQQIITNPQPTQQINLLQPVNLLNGATGMVQNFPTIQQFIVPGIGSMVMSADGTATLLQDTGNIGMQLQIQNVNGQNVLTPVQSHSGIFNPSQSILAAGPAGMVIRAPQTAGGKIIQQHSPSAQFLSPNSGQFLVNGTTSFGNQLSPIVANVSPNQQVTFNTSQVRPTNMQGQQEFIQMNGQTLMVPCGTAQNIAVSSAPNQQNTTFVQQNTTIVQQQTTMVSNNQIPNFQAAASNGTTVDPSLNIDHNQSYILSSGMIQGKAPTSPKSSVNSPSSEQNIEQQQYVLASSSTTVVEKTAQQSDQHSPLMARHSVSTQTAGNQANMAQSAMMRQGSPPDTTTHSPGNSHRSNSPAVDTTTHGAASPAPPARHHSSSTPMVHCVSSSEPDSGDVPVASEDWRIQGITTKEITLSQPGLHGKTYVESTVTTGIQVGTHVDQVHRHLTLTDMHQPADTTHPENTYADSQEHMDTSSPNHSIYSDTMDHSLVEDQLSVTKEMTDVSYTEMDVNTLPVVGHGHYQPILYHSQQYVHNANVYRQQTLVPDHAHYTMLPQTKFDPKPCIGTADQIDTQIAQNMVEQDDIDQNLEDKSLDQNVGVSYCPSNENYEKFVNVGIAAPAGLYPHLYNYRSDSNGIAVVNYSPSKQTYINPYIYNQFVYAQEADDGEETDSSSDE
- the LOC100879726 gene encoding uncharacterized protein LOC100879726 isoform X9 is translated as MYQRCHHLYQVRSVHFSTSRHRQAGDRAILTTITPSSTALGSLDQLKEYLTTVGTCKCGLECPLRPEQVFNFDPKVATRPWSPDQGKTREMTKLCNHKRKLLLPTTAAGSSVASCTPAVSSSSALSSGQAATAIHVNADSPTSPDKARKDGLNKKKKRKLGGIGNIFSGVSVSQLMAQRERAIVAASGVQGSPVPNGSQVWPIAIPNLQVQQSNQQICHQTLNSPLQNQDVNGCATRNPQQRLGQHNMSGMLMGNSLIMNQQGANFNNMTQQQQQLLQQQHQQLILQQQQQQQQQLMQQHISQQQQQQQQQQSQQLLPHHQQMQHMQILHQHEQQQHQNAVVNQLTQQQAPHYVNQLNQQSLHVMQQQEHLNQQQQQQQLHMQQTQKHKMQQQQTQQHLSQDVEQQSGNYNPQHSSENYVHHMQPSQVSQTTLHPQLHQIHQHQMQQQAQQHQPNQHLMQAQSADHFQMQIQQLQQQQQQQHQQQVSQVCVQSQYPNQQLNHHSLDVMQQQAPGSVMSAADIQNRHNRAPSVSDEDLNAKQMQQQQQQQQLLLHNHTLQRHHVVQNGNLQNNSHENMQRMYTQNQVQYPVRNFDTSKGTVADVKHQQQYALSNLTGRSPNTNHAVEAQPGMGPNGQPGNMHFNSRTPPWQQNRSASSSHQPSLVTVQNITCNSFDRVPPLHHHIPQASTWTDEVARKKAKSSKIMVKKQRQHSVTDVRSNSLDQSASSPIDEFNEKNQQSNNQIGSTVNSSGPSFLEDPSGYLAQQTALLNSTISRQTGVSSSQVGMINNSKTPQTNHGSHLSNNSYLPQPKPSSGTSPTSTSTFNSVKNHATSPVVVHSSMTPTSSSGGTDSESSPCQGCVTSADTQSYVQDQYKQQMQRQYLIHSDQREDPVTSSTFGEQYQNNQQQADSRPIQGGTVSTSHGSPIGTNSPANSDTPASSTPGISQPATPQSLISSQPSTPHSYSQPPTPHSHSMSGQVPSQPLTPQAQQPSQSSMSSGVQEQRSDTPCSATTSSNVVPSSTSSSQTSTSTSDNVTSQIVKRQTTRQSSLDGYQPHPHTVNAVSRIPMNHFNSTSSVITTMASGHTVSSNTITSVLAGRANTATVSINTPSGIPNPAIPDILSNKPQPSTALTNVPTTTVTTTSSLPSSQPSIAISVSKSPLEMVQSVVSSIQVPQASTSSPVQPQNQQQQQQLTQQHPQSNVQVHNVLTSGGILKHPAGSTLPPGHILVSNGGQLIMASTGSGINGVMAPPPPKIISNSNSMPPLSVSPMVTSVTGAVSQVIPAVGVAQQVIGQPTVLVNTIQTPVLIQPGVMTMDSIGQNVQIPHLTVATGNVIQNAQSILDANQDVARNVSTNQGMVNRQPALLSPESAMSKKKGYKKRKANPQTVASMLHIASSQQNTGMLMQSQSNFAQQNFQTQSIGGPMLQALTIVPGKGGAPAQLVMNGQAGTTSAQFNAQQIITNPQPTQQINLLQPVNLLNGATGMVQNFPTIQQFIVPGIGSMVMSADGTATLLQDTGNIGMQLQIQNVNGQNVLTPVQSHSGIFNPSQSILAAGPAGMVIRAPQTAGGKIIQQHSPSAQFLSPNSGQFLVNGTTSFGNQLSPIVANVSPNQQVTFNTSQVRPTNMQGQQEFIQMNGQTLMVPCGTAQNIAVSSAPNQQNTTFVQQNTTIVQQQTTMVSNNQIPNFQAAASNGTTVDPSLNIDHNQSYILSSGMIQGKAPTSPKSSVNSPSSEQNIEQQQYVLASSSTTVVEKTAQQSDQHSPLMARHSVSTQTAGNQANMAQSAMMRQGSPPDTTTHSPGNSHRSNSPAVDTTTHGAASPAPPARHHSSSTPMVHCVSSSEPDSGDVPVASEDWRIQGITTKEITLSQPGLHGKTYVESTVTTGIQVGTHVDQVHRHLTLTDMHQPADTTHPENTYADSQEHMDTSSPNHSIYSDTMDHSLVEDQLSVTKEMTDVSYTEMDVNTLPVVGHGHYQPILYHSQQYVHNANVYRQQTLVPDHAHYTMLPQTKFDPKPCIGTADQIDTQIAQNMVEQDDIDQNLEDKSLDQNVGVSYCPSNENYEKFVNVGIAAPAGLYPHLYNYRSDSNGIAVVNYSPSKQTYINPYIYNQFVYAQEADDGEETDSSSDE